The following are encoded together in the Marmota flaviventris isolate mMarFla1 chromosome 18, mMarFla1.hap1, whole genome shotgun sequence genome:
- the Capn12 gene encoding calpain-12 — protein sequence MECGSSRKVTIQLVDEEAGPGARGPQPFRGQVYEAIQAACLDSGILFRDPCFPAGPDALGYDILGPDSEKAKGVEWKRPHEFCAEPQFICEDMSRTDVCQGSLGNCWLLAAAAALTLHPRLLCRVVPPGQGFQDGYAGVFHFQLWQFGRWVDVVVDDRLPVREGKLMFVRSEQRNEFWAPLLEKAYAKLHGSYEVMRGGHMNEAFVDFTGGVGEVLYLRQDTPGLFSALRHALVKESLVGATALSDRGEYRTEDGLVRGHAYSVTGTHKMSLGFTKVRLLRLRNPWGRVEWTGAWSDSCPRWDALPAEWREALLVKKEDGEFWMELQDFLRHFNTVQICSLSPEVLGPNPAGGGWHIHTFQGRWVRGFNSGGSQPSAETFWTNPQFRLTLLEPDDEEDDEDEEGPWGGWGAGRAGGPARGGRIPKCTVLLSLIQRNRRKLRAKGLTYLTVGFHVFQIPEELLGLWDSPRSRALLPKLLRADRSVFCARRDVSRRCRLRPGHYLVVPSASQEGDEADFTLRIFSERSHTAVEIDDVISADLEALMVPYKPLELELAQLFLELAGEEEELNAYQLQTLLSIALEPGEPNTRTPREIGVRTCEQLLRCFGHGPSLALHHFQQLWSHLLVWQATFDKFDEDSSGTMNSYELRLALNAAGFHLNNQLTQALTSRYRDSRLRVDFERFVSCAAQLACIFRHCSHHLDGGEGVVCLTRRQWMEVATFS from the exons ATGGAGTGTGGCAGCAGCAGGAAGGTCACCATCCAGCTGGTGGACGAGGAGGCAGGGCCCGGAGCCAGGGGCCCCCAGCCCTTTCGAGGCCAGGTCTACGAGGCAATCCAAGCGGCCTGCCTGGATTCAGGGATCCTGTTCCGCGACCCTTGCTTCCCTGCTGGCCCTGATGCCCTTGGCTATGACATCCTGGGACCTGACTCCGAGAAGGCCAAAGGGGTGGAGTGGAAGAGGCCCCAT GAGTTCTGCGCCGAGCCCCAGTTCATCTGTGAAGACATGAGCCGCACGGACGTGTGTCAGGGGAGCCTGG GTAACTGCTGGCTCCTGGCGGCCGCCGCCGCCCTCACTCTGCACCCCCGACTCCTGTGCCGCGTGGTCCCCCCTGGACAGGGTTTCCAAGATGGCTATGCAGGTGTCTTCCACTTCCAG CTCTGGCAGTTTGGCCGCTGGGTGGACGTGGTGGTGGACGACAGGCTGCCCGTGCGCGAGGGGAAGCTGATGTTCGTGCGCTCGGAGCAGCGGAATGAGTTCTGGGCCCCCCTCCTGGAAAAGGCCTACGCCAA GCTGCACGGCTCCTATGAGGTGATGCGAGGCGGCCACATGAACGAGGCCTTCGTGGACTTCACGGGCGGCGTGGGCGAGGTGCTCTACCTGAGGCAGGACACTCCAGGCCTCTTCTCTGCCCTTCGCCACGCCCTGGTCAAGGAGTCCCTTGTGGGTGCCACTGCCCTG AGTGATCGGGGCGAGTACCGGACAGAGGACGGGTTGGTGAGGGGACATGCATATTCAGTCACTGGCACACACAAG ATGTCCCTGGGCTTCACCAAAGTGAGGCTGCTGCGACTGCGGAACCCATGGGGCCGTGTGGAGTGGACCGGGGCCTGGAGTGACAG CTGCCCACGCTGGGATGCGCTGCCTGCTGAGTGGCGAGAGGCCCTGCTGGTGAAgaaggaggatggcgagttctg GATGGAACTGCAGGACTTCCTCCGCCACTTCAACACTGTCCAGATCTGCTCCCTGAGCCCAGAGGTGCTGGGCCCCAACCCGGCTGGGGGTGGCTGGCACATCCACACCTTCCAAGGTCGCTGGGTACGAGGTTTCAACTCTGGAGGGAGCCAGCCGAGTGCCG AAACCTTCTGGACTAATCCTCAATTCCGGCTGACCCTGCTGGAGCCTGATGATGAGGAGGACGATGAGGATGAGGAGGGAccctggggaggctggggggcaggcagggcagggggCCCAGCGAGGGGGGGCCGCATCCCCAAGTGCACGGTCCTCTTGTCACTCATCCAGCGAAACCGCCGGAAGCTGAGGGCCAAGGGCCTCACTTACCTCACCGTGGGCTTCCACGTGTTCCAG ATCCCAGAGGAG CTGCTCGGCCTCTGGGACTCCCCGCGCAGCCGCGCACTCTTACCGAAACTGCTGCGCGCCGACCGCTCGGTCTTCTGCGCCCGTCGCGACGTGAGCCGCCGCTGTCGCCTGCGCCCCGGCCACTACCTGGTGGTGCCCAGCGCCTCCCAGGAGGGAGACGAAGCCGACTTTACGCTGCGCATCTTCTCAGAGCGAAGCCACACAGCAGT GGAGATCGATGACGTGATCAGCGCCGACCTGGAGGCCCTCATG GTCCCCTACAAGCCCCTGGAGCTGGAGTTGGCACAGCTGTTTCTGGAGCTGGCTGGGGAG GAGGAAGAACTCAATGCCTATCAGCTCCAGACCTTGCTAAGCATTGCCCTGGAACCTGGTGA GCCCAACACCAGGACCCCTAGAGAGATCGGCGTCAGGACCTGTGAGCAGCTGCTGCGGTGTTTTGGG CATGGGCCAAGTTTGGCCCTGCACCACTTCCAACAGCTCTGGAGCCACCTGCTGGTGTGGCAG GCCACGTTTGACAAGTTTGACGAGGACTCATCAGGGACCATGAACTCCTACGAGCTGAGGCTGGCGCTGAATGCTGCAG GCTTCCATCTGAACAACCAGCTGACCCAGGCCCTCACCAGCCGCTACCGGGACAGCCGTTTGCGTGTGGACTTTGAGCGCTTCGTGTCCTGCGCTGCCCAGCTCGCCTGCATCTTCC GTCACTGCAGCCACCACCTGGATGGGGGCGAGGGGGTCGTTTGTCTGACCCGCAGACAG TGGATGGAAGTGGCCACCTTCTCCTAG